Proteins encoded by one window of Mycoplasma capricolum subsp. capricolum ATCC 27343:
- a CDS encoding folate family ECF transporter S component: protein MLFFLTNGVAICVIIFLFVIAYVMDPKFLKTITTIKLTMMAMQVALIVLLTNIIGYSGVFGARLMFGNFVLFLSGMLFGPMGGALVGALSYTAGMINPNIFIHFSFMAAYMIYAMLGSLVFIRKQKSRLSFMISVFVLLFIASFTLTFISHPVAMLAIGKNSYVYVTLIKKFIVFPIDAAIEPILIISTFEVSILVLKRVPNTWNSLWCTRFEGLEFLIKQEKKSKKDQKVLQDSSKTTVITPVSS from the coding sequence ATGTTGTTCTTTTTAACAAATGGTGTTGCTATTTGTGTAATTATTTTTTTATTTGTAATAGCTTATGTGATGGATCCAAAATTTTTAAAAACTATTACAACTATTAAATTAACAATGATGGCAATGCAAGTGGCATTAATTGTTTTATTAACAAATATTATTGGTTATAGCGGTGTATTTGGTGCACGATTAATGTTTGGTAATTTTGTTTTATTTTTATCTGGTATGTTGTTTGGTCCTATGGGTGGGGCTTTAGTTGGAGCTTTAAGTTATACAGCTGGAATGATTAATCCTAATATATTTATTCATTTTTCATTTATGGCTGCATATATGATTTATGCAATGTTAGGTTCATTAGTTTTTATTAGAAAACAAAAATCAAGATTATCATTTATGATTTCAGTTTTTGTTTTACTATTTATTGCAAGCTTTACTTTAACATTTATTTCTCATCCAGTTGCTATGTTAGCTATTGGTAAAAATTCATATGTTTATGTGACTTTAATCAAGAAATTTATTGTTTTTCCAATTGATGCTGCTATAGAACCAATTTTAATTATTTCAACTTTTGAAGTTTCTATTTTAGTTTTAAAAAGAGTACCAAATACTTGAAACAGTTTATGATGTACAAGATTTGAAGGCTTAGAATTTTTAATTAAACAAGAAAAAAAATCTAAAAAAGATCAAAAAGTTTTACAAGATTCTAGTAAAACTACTGTTATAACTCCAGTTTCTAGTTAG
- the trmFO gene encoding methylenetetrahydrofolate--tRNA-(uracil(54)-C(5))-methyltransferase (FADH(2)-oxidizing) TrmFO — translation MKTIRIIGAGLSGCEAAYYLLKKGYFVELYEIKTIKKNPIQHYDYFCELAYSDSFRSTDLNTSVGTLKKELELLDSLIIKAARYASINQNNELVVNRIEFSKYITNYLKTFNNLKIIEQEYLNIDLNIPTIIAIGPISTPNFLTNLKKLINKENLKLFDTVEPTILKQSINMDICYSLDNNLNYLYCDLNKEQFEKFYNALISAKTFNSPLKNEIELLEKNNYFSIESLAKNKQEFINHFKPINNNAYITITLKKDSVINNLYTIVNFQTNLMWNEQLKVFSLIPGLENLKIMKYGVMHKNNYINTKKLLNLGVQLKTNKNIFFAGQIIGVDGYVESVCSGLISAINLDRYLNNKKMIIPNKNSTIGSLYNYLLKTDSNFSPMRINWALVDMIGGFELSDNSKKIYSKRAIKLIKQYLKKINT, via the coding sequence ATGAAAACAATAAGAATCATTGGAGCAGGACTATCAGGGTGTGAAGCTGCTTATTATTTATTAAAAAAAGGCTATTTTGTTGAATTGTATGAAATTAAAACTATTAAAAAAAATCCAATTCAACATTATGATTATTTTTGTGAACTCGCATATTCTGATTCATTTAGATCAACTGATTTAAACACTAGTGTTGGTACTTTAAAAAAAGAATTAGAACTTTTAGATTCACTAATTATAAAAGCAGCAAGATATGCTAGTATAAATCAAAATAATGAATTAGTTGTAAATAGAATTGAGTTTAGTAAATACATTACTAATTATTTAAAAACTTTTAATAATTTAAAAATTATAGAACAAGAATATTTAAATATTGATTTAAATATTCCAACAATTATAGCAATTGGTCCTATTTCAACACCAAACTTTTTAACTAATTTAAAAAAATTAATTAATAAAGAGAATTTAAAATTATTTGATACTGTAGAACCAACCATTTTAAAACAATCAATAAATATGGATATTTGTTATAGTTTAGATAATAATTTGAACTATTTATATTGTGATTTAAATAAAGAACAATTTGAAAAATTTTACAATGCTTTAATTAGTGCAAAAACTTTTAATTCACCATTAAAAAATGAAATTGAATTACTAGAAAAAAACAATTATTTTAGTATTGAAAGTTTAGCTAAAAACAAACAAGAATTTATTAATCATTTTAAACCAATTAATAATAATGCTTATATAACTATTACATTAAAAAAAGATAGTGTTATTAATAATTTATATACAATAGTTAATTTTCAAACTAATTTAATGTGAAATGAACAATTAAAAGTTTTTAGCTTAATTCCTGGATTAGAAAATTTAAAAATTATGAAATATGGTGTTATGCATAAAAATAATTACATTAACACTAAAAAATTATTAAATTTAGGTGTGCAATTAAAAACAAATAAAAATATTTTTTTTGCAGGTCAAATTATTGGAGTTGATGGATATGTTGAATCAGTTTGTTCTGGATTAATTAGTGCAATTAATTTAGATAGATATTTAAATAATAAAAAAATGATTATACCTAATAAAAATTCAACAATAGGTTCGCTTTATAATTACTTATTAAAAACTGATTCTAATTTTAGTCCAATGAGAATTAATTGAGCTTTAGTTGATATGATTGGTGGTTTTGAATTATCTGATAATAGTAAAAAAATTTATTCAAAAAGAGCAATTAAACTAATAAAACAATATTTAAAAAAGATTAACACTTAA
- a CDS encoding DNA recombination protein RmuC, with the protein MDLTIILIILVVILTIISIIILFYLIKTKNNDSKIDLTSLNNKFDTNKELITKEIEKDTEITKTNLNNLEKTVNKQKEDLTKSLDKLEENIKEFNKITNNINTIDKKVDKSVQNINELSLIFKNSKTRGNLGEFTLEWILTNVLGEKTDNGIWQTQYKYKNSNVIVDAIIKTQINDKKIAIDSKFPLTKANILISENTDSYLYRQAEGEFKQTIKNMIKELNNKYISNSENVSSVIMFIPSEAIFELIWSKFTDIFSEAIKNKIWICSPTTLPAVLYSQQISIKEYKISKNINEIQKLIKTITDDVKRLLDRNEKMSKIYEKYKTETEEVFKEFQTSANKIDKNYSKLESINIDDNQE; encoded by the coding sequence ATGGATTTAACTATTATTCTAATAATTTTAGTAGTAATATTAACTATTATTTCTATTATTATTTTATTTTATTTAATTAAAACTAAAAATAATGATTCTAAAATAGATCTAACTAGTTTAAACAATAAATTTGATACTAATAAAGAATTGATTACTAAAGAAATAGAAAAAGATACTGAAATTACTAAAACTAATCTAAATAATTTAGAAAAAACAGTTAATAAACAAAAAGAAGATCTAACAAAATCATTAGATAAACTAGAAGAAAATATTAAAGAATTTAATAAAATTACTAATAATATAAATACAATTGATAAAAAAGTAGATAAATCAGTACAAAACATTAATGAACTATCTTTAATTTTTAAAAATAGTAAAACTAGAGGAAATTTAGGTGAGTTTACTTTAGAATGAATTTTGACTAATGTTTTAGGTGAAAAAACAGATAATGGAATTTGACAAACTCAATATAAATATAAAAACTCTAATGTAATAGTTGATGCTATTATTAAAACACAAATTAATGATAAAAAAATTGCAATTGATTCTAAGTTTCCTTTAACAAAGGCAAATATTTTAATTTCAGAAAATACTGATAGTTATTTATATAGACAAGCTGAAGGCGAATTTAAACAAACAATTAAAAATATGATTAAAGAATTAAATAATAAATATATTTCTAATTCTGAAAATGTTTCTAGTGTAATTATGTTCATACCTTCTGAAGCTATATTTGAACTGATTTGATCTAAATTTACTGATATCTTTAGTGAAGCTATTAAAAATAAAATTTGAATTTGTTCACCAACTACTTTACCAGCTGTTTTGTATTCTCAACAAATTAGTATTAAAGAATATAAGATTAGTAAAAATATTAATGAAATTCAAAAATTAATTAAAACAATAACTGATGATGTTAAAAGACTATTAGATAGAAATGAAAAAATGTCTAAGATTTATGAAAAGTATAAAACAGAAACAGAAGAAGTTTTTAAAGAATTTCAAACTTCAGCAAATAAAATTGATAAAAATTATTCTAAATTAGAATCAATAAATATTGATGATAATCAAGAATAA
- a CDS encoding class II fructose-bisphosphate aldolase, with product MKASLKDQLLKARQNHYAIGAFNFDNLEMLKAIVEAAEESNSPIIAMITESAAKYMGKEIVIASANAIISNTKVPIVLHWDHGYDLNLIKWACDNEFSSVMLDASLDDFNTNVNKTLEIVNYAKSKNVEVESEIGHVGGKEDDTNSNIDKYTSVNEAIKFVNLTQIDALAIAVGTSHGIFKTAPNLNFDRIKEIRDSINTPLVLHGSSGLSDTDLKKAINSGICKINIGTDLKLVYANSLKQWFKENPTSYDARKFGRFAIDQMKKVIKQKLEILGSINKA from the coding sequence ATGAAAGCTAGTTTAAAAGATCAATTATTAAAAGCTAGACAAAATCATTATGCAATTGGTGCTTTTAATTTTGATAATCTTGAAATGTTAAAAGCAATAGTTGAAGCTGCTGAAGAATCAAATTCGCCAATAATTGCAATGATAACAGAATCTGCTGCTAAATATATGGGAAAAGAAATAGTCATAGCTAGTGCTAATGCAATTATTAGTAATACTAAAGTTCCTATAGTTTTACATTGAGATCATGGTTATGATCTTAATCTAATTAAATGAGCTTGTGATAATGAGTTTTCATCAGTGATGTTAGATGCTTCATTAGATGATTTTAATACTAATGTAAATAAGACCTTAGAAATAGTTAACTATGCAAAATCAAAAAATGTAGAAGTTGAATCTGAAATTGGTCATGTTGGTGGTAAAGAAGATGATACAAATTCAAATATAGATAAATATACTAGTGTTAATGAAGCTATTAAATTTGTTAATTTAACTCAAATTGATGCTTTAGCTATAGCGGTTGGAACAAGTCATGGAATTTTTAAAACTGCACCTAATTTAAACTTTGATCGTATTAAAGAAATTAGAGATTCAATAAATACTCCTTTAGTACTGCATGGATCAAGCGGACTTAGTGATACTGATTTAAAAAAAGCAATTAATTCTGGTATTTGTAAAATAAACATTGGAACTGATTTAAAACTAGTTTATGCAAATAGTTTAAAACAATGATTTAAAGAAAACCCAACTAGTTATGATGCTAGAAAATTTGGTCGTTTTGCAATTGATCAAATGAAAAAAGTAATTAAACAAAAACTAGAAATTCTAGGTTCAATTAATAAAGCTTAA
- a CDS encoding DeoR/GlpR family DNA-binding transcription regulator, translated as MLKDQRRQKILEIVNEKDFVTNKQLAKLLSSTIQTIINDISELDKEKKLYKVYGGAKSANSLAKRYELFDEEKQHINIDIKDLIAQKASEYVSNGDLIFLDTGTTTKQMIKYLINKKIIVVTNGYSIALELVEQDIEVILLGGSINPSTHATIGELALKNLDNFYFDKVFIGMNNLSSQRFYTTNIKEALIKEKAIKNSDKSFILMDSSKFGSKNVIKVDVLKETILISDKYTDEYKGLIINLE; from the coding sequence ATGTTAAAAGATCAAAGAAGACAAAAAATTCTTGAAATAGTAAATGAAAAAGATTTTGTTACTAATAAACAGTTAGCAAAATTATTGTCTTCTACTATTCAAACTATTATTAATGATATTTCTGAACTAGATAAAGAAAAAAAACTTTACAAAGTTTATGGTGGGGCAAAATCTGCAAATTCACTAGCAAAGCGTTATGAGTTATTTGATGAAGAAAAACAACATATAAATATAGATATAAAAGATCTTATTGCGCAAAAAGCTAGTGAATATGTTAGTAATGGTGATCTGATCTTTTTAGATACTGGAACAACAACAAAGCAAATGATCAAATACTTAATTAATAAAAAAATAATTGTTGTTACTAATGGATATTCAATAGCTTTAGAGTTAGTTGAACAAGACATAGAAGTAATTTTATTAGGTGGATCAATTAATCCATCTACACATGCAACAATTGGTGAACTTGCTCTGAAAAATTTAGATAATTTTTATTTTGATAAGGTTTTTATAGGAATGAATAATTTATCATCACAACGTTTTTACACAACAAATATTAAAGAAGCATTAATAAAAGAAAAAGCTATTAAAAATTCTGATAAATCTTTTATATTAATGGATTCTTCTAAATTTGGTTCTAAAAATGTGATTAAAGTAGATGTTTTAAAAGAAACTATTTTAATAAGTGATAAATATACAGATGAATATAAAGGATTAATTATAAACCTTGAATAA